DNA from Spirochaetota bacterium:
GATATGCAGGATTAACAGAGGACGCTCAATGATTTGCCTTCCCAATGAATTAGGAAGATTGATCATGGTGGAGGAAATCAATAGAAGGGGTGGAAGAATTTAAGTTCTCTATTTATCCTCATCTATCCTTTTCGAATAAATACCCACACTAGAAAATGTCCCAAGGGAGTAGAGTATTCATGCTAGAATGAAGTTTAACCTCCTATTAACAACTCCATACTATTGGATTCCTAACAGGAATATATTAGTCAATTCCATCAATATGTAAAAAAAAAATAAAGTACTTGATAATATATTATTCTAATTATATATTTTAATCAAAATAAACTAAAATATATTCTCCAAGGGTTCCAATTGTGAATATAATAAAATTAACGAATATAGCAAAAGGAGAGATAAATAACTAAATTATCATTCAGTATGTTTTCTGCATCAGAATATTATTGGATATTTAATTGATTTAGTCAGAAGGATAATCCTCTTCGGGGTTAGCATTTTCAAAATTTTAAATTATTGTTAACATCCTGTCCTTTGAAGGGATAAAATTTATATAATCGTTAGTCGAGTACCTATAGAATAGGTATTATATTTTAGTTGATTACTAAAGCATAAAAAATTAAATTCAAATATTTAACATCTTTAAAATTAACTGCCTATCGTTTTAACACCCGTAAATTTACATTTTACAAATTATTACATTTAAACTGTCGATTAAGATAGTATGAGTCATGACCAACCGTTGATCATACATTAGCATTGCTACTTGGAAAAGGATTTCCTATTTTGTTATTCTATAAGGAGGTATGTCACGATTATATTATCTGGTTATACAATAAAGGAAGTGGTCTCTAAAGGTTACTATTCTATTTTATACAGGGGTATAAGAGATAGTGATGGAATTTCAGTTTTAATTAGGGTTTATGTGACATATGATGTAACACCTATGCAGATAGCCCATTTTATTCAGGAGTTTTCGAATAGACAGAACCTAAAATCAGACTGTATTGTTAAAGCCTTTAGTGTTGAGAATTTTAATGATGGTATTGCTATTATTTTAGAAGACTTTCAAGGAATACCCATAAAGGAATACTTTATGGATAAGGGAGATGATATCAGAGACTTCCTTAGGGTGGCAATTCAGCTGGCAAAAACGCTGTATGAAATACATCAGTCTAATATTATTCTAAAGGATATTAAACCCAATAATATATTGATTAATCAAGAGACTGGCAAGCCTAAGATTATTGATTTAGGTCTTTCTTCTATACTGACAAAAGAAAATGAGAATATTAATGATCCTGAAATAATATATAATACACTGCCATATATCTCACCAGAACTTACCTTTCGAATGAATAGAGATGTAGACTACCGCACTGATATTTATACATTGGGGACTATATTCTACCAAGCCTTGACAGGGGTTTTGCCTATTCATTCAGATAATCCCTTTGAATTCTTTCATGCTCATATCGCAAGAACACCTATTCCTCCAATAGAACGAAGAAGTGACCTCCCTGAGACAATATCTAAAATTATCATGATGATGTTGTCCAAGGATCCAGAAGACAGGTATCAGAGCGGATATGGAATAATGAAAGATTTTGAAACATGTTTATTCCAACTTGAGCGCACTGGCAGAGTTGAGCAATTTGAGCTTGGAAGGAATGATATATCAAATAAATTTGTTATTTCACAGAGAATATATGGAAGAGAATCGGAAATAGATATTTTGATGAGGGCCTTTGATCGTGTAATAAAAGGAACACGCGAACTAGTACTCATTACAGGTGCTTCTGGAATCGGGAAGACTGGTCTTGTAAAAGAGGTTCAAAAGCTGATGATTAAGCGGAAGGGGTATTTTATTTCAGGGAAATTCGATCAATTTCAATTAAATAAGCCCTATAGCGCTTTAATCCAAGCATTTACCAAATTGATTAGACAGATATCATCGGAAAGTGAAGAGCAAATCTGTGAGTGGAGAAGCCGAATTCTAGAGGTACTTGGGAATAATGGCAAGATTATTACTGATATAATCCCAGATGTAGAATTGTTGATAGGAATGCAACCGGATATTAATGAGCTTGATCCTGAATATCCACAAGACAGGTTTAATCATATTTTACAGAATTTTATCAAGATCCTCGCAACAGAGGATCATCCACTTATACTATTTTGCGATAACCTTCAGTGGGTTGATTCAGCCAGCCTATCACTCATAAAGACCCTTATTACAGATCAATCTACAAAATATATCCTGCTTATTGGCGCCCTGTGCGATGAGGGGAATAATAAATCTCTCCCCATAGAATTATGGATAAATGAAATAAAGAGAACTGATGTTGTGTTCAATCAAATTTCTCTAAAACCCCTTGATATAACAAGTATAAGCCATATGATTGGTGACACATTTAAATGTCCTGTTGTGGTATCGGATGAACTCGCTGAACTGTTGTATCTGAAGGTGGGAGGAAATCCATTCTGTTTAAAACAGACCCTTAAGGAATTGTATGATAATCATATACTGATATTTTCAGGCGAATCAGGATGGCAATGGGATATAAATAAGATAGAGCAGATGAAGATGCCAGACAATATAATCAACATTACGATATCGAAGATTCTACACCTTTCAGAAGGAGCAAAAGATTCCTTAAGGTTTGCATCTGCTATGGGTAACAGCTTCGATCTGGAGTCCCTTTCAGCGATTAATGGCAAATCAATTGATGAGACCTATACCAATTTGAATGAATCAGTGGATAATGGCCTTGTTTATTTAACCCGAAAGGGTTATCGATTTGTTCATGATCGAATTCAGGCTGCAGCTTATGCCCTTGTTATGGAAGAAGAAAAGGAATTGTTGCACTATATCATAGGCAGTCAACTTTTAAAGACCACTAAGCCAGAGGAGATGTCTGAAAAGATATTTTGTATTGTTGATCAATTAAATCATGGTATCGAATTAGCTCTCAGTAATAAACAGCGGGTTGAATTGGCAGATTTAAATTTTAAGGCCGGAATAAGAGCAAAGGCGTCCTTAGCATATGAGGCAGCAAATCAATTCCTGCAAAATGGTATACATCTTCTCCCTTCAGATGCATGGGATAGTGAGTATGATTTAACCCTATCACTATATACTGAAATTGGTGAAGTTAAATATCTTATTGGTGATCATAAACAGGGGGAGGGCTTTTTTGATATTGTTCTGGAAAAGGCCACAATGCCCTTGGATAAGATCAGAATCTATGAAATTAAGATCGCTTATTATACAGTCTTTCATCAGATGAAGAAGGCTTTGCGAATTGGGATCGAAGCGCTGAGGATGTTGGGAGTCAACATGCCCCGAAAGCCTAATAAATTTAACATCATTAGAGGTATCATCAAGGCAAGACTGAAGATGAGGAATAAGAATGTTGAAGATCTGATTGATCTACCTGAGCTTACTGATCCTCATAAGTTGGCTGTTGCACGAATCCTTACATCATGTCTTTCTGCGAGTTATATCTCATATATTGAATATTCCCCAATTATTATATTCAAGCTTCTTAATCTATCTTTACAATACGGGAACAGCGCCTATTCAGCATGCGCTTATGTTACCTATGGTGGCTTGTTGTGTTCTATGTTTAGGGATATTGAAATGGGGTATAGGTATGGAAGATTGGCATTGGATGTAATCGAGAAGTATAATAATCCTAGAATAATGTCAAAGGTTTACTACATTTATGGGACTATCATTAATCATTGGAAAAATCATCTCAGAGATAGCCTTATATATTTGTATAAAGCACATAATTTTGGTTTAGAGATAGGAGATTTTGAATTCGCATCATATGCCTTATTTACTTATATGACACATAGCTTTCTAATCGGAGAGTCGCTTGATAAGATAAATGAAGATTATGCAATGAAATATATATCAATGAAGAATTATAATCAGTTAACATCCACTCAGTTATATGAATCTTGGTACCAGATGGTGTTGAATTTGAAAAATGTGCCAGAGAATAATGTTGATAGGCTTAGACTGACTGGAAAGATATTTAATGAAGAAGAGACAGTTCCTGAATGGACTCATGCAAGAAGTATGTTGGTTTTATTCAAGGTAGCCATGGAGATTCTTCTGTTTCATTATGATGATCCCCAGACAGCAATTACTTTATCAAAAGTAGTGGGGAAGGATATTGATAGTGTATCGGGGATGTTTATTGTTCCGGAATATTATTACTACTATTCCCTTTCATTATTAGCTCATTATCCACATGCTTGCAGGAGGAAGCAGAGGGTATATTTAAAACAAATAATGACATATAAGAAGAAGATGCAGATATGGGCGGAGCATGCGCCGGATAATTTTATGCATAAGTATCTGCTCATAGAAGCGGAGATCCTAAGCCTAAAGGATCAGGTTGCTAATGCAATAAAACAATATGATTGCGCCATCGCACTAGCTAGAGAGAACGGATTCATACAGGATGAAGCCATTGCCAACGAATTAGCTGCTAAGTTCTATCTATCTAAGGGCTTGGACAAGATAGCAGGAGTATATATTCAGCAGGCCTACTCATCCTTTAAGAGGTGGGGGATTGATGTTAAGGTTACTGAATTGAAAAAGAAGTATCCTCATCTTTTGCCAAAGCCTTTTGATATAAATGATTATCCAAATATTCATCATCGCCCAGTTAAGCATTTGCCAAGGTCCTCTTCAATAATTCAGGATTATACAAACATTGTTGATTCCTTGCAGGCAATTTCAAGTGAAATCGTGATTGATAAACTGCTGGAAAAAATAATGAGTATTGTAACACAGAGTGCCGGGGCTTCAAGGGGTGTTTATTTATCAGTGAAGGATGGAAAACTCTTTGTTGAGGCTGAAATAATAGTATCAAATGATGAGGTTTCCATTTTCAACTCCATACCCATTACCGATGGACCAAGTTTGTTGTCTCCGGTGATATACTATGTTAAACGAACAAAGAAGCTAATGGTATTGGATGATGCTAGACAAGAGAGAGATTATTGCACAGATACTTATGTACTTGAGAATCAATCTAAATCTATCTTAGGGTTGCCTGTTGTCAGGCAATCAAGGCTAATTGGCATACTCTATCTTGAAAATGCTATTGTTCCCGGTATTTTTACACCTGCTAGGGTAGAGGTCCTTCAATTGTTGGCCTCCCAGGCAGCCATTTCTCTGCAAAATGTGACATTGATTGATAATTTGAAAGGGCTTGGAGAGACGTTACAGAAGAGTGAGGCATGGCTGCGGCGAACCCAGGAATTTAGTCGAATGGTTGCA
Protein-coding regions in this window:
- a CDS encoding PAS domain S-box protein, which encodes MEKDFLFCYSIRRYVTIILSGYTIKEVVSKGYYSILYRGIRDSDGISVLIRVYVTYDVTPMQIAHFIQEFSNRQNLKSDCIVKAFSVENFNDGIAIILEDFQGIPIKEYFMDKGDDIRDFLRVAIQLAKTLYEIHQSNIILKDIKPNNILINQETGKPKIIDLGLSSILTKENENINDPEIIYNTLPYISPELTFRMNRDVDYRTDIYTLGTIFYQALTGVLPIHSDNPFEFFHAHIARTPIPPIERRSDLPETISKIIMMMLSKDPEDRYQSGYGIMKDFETCLFQLERTGRVEQFELGRNDISNKFVISQRIYGRESEIDILMRAFDRVIKGTRELVLITGASGIGKTGLVKEVQKLMIKRKGYFISGKFDQFQLNKPYSALIQAFTKLIRQISSESEEQICEWRSRILEVLGNNGKIITDIIPDVELLIGMQPDINELDPEYPQDRFNHILQNFIKILATEDHPLILFCDNLQWVDSASLSLIKTLITDQSTKYILLIGALCDEGNNKSLPIELWINEIKRTDVVFNQISLKPLDITSISHMIGDTFKCPVVVSDELAELLYLKVGGNPFCLKQTLKELYDNHILIFSGESGWQWDINKIEQMKMPDNIINITISKILHLSEGAKDSLRFASAMGNSFDLESLSAINGKSIDETYTNLNESVDNGLVYLTRKGYRFVHDRIQAAAYALVMEEEKELLHYIIGSQLLKTTKPEEMSEKIFCIVDQLNHGIELALSNKQRVELADLNFKAGIRAKASLAYEAANQFLQNGIHLLPSDAWDSEYDLTLSLYTEIGEVKYLIGDHKQGEGFFDIVLEKATMPLDKIRIYEIKIAYYTVFHQMKKALRIGIEALRMLGVNMPRKPNKFNIIRGIIKARLKMRNKNVEDLIDLPELTDPHKLAVARILTSCLSASYISYIEYSPIIIFKLLNLSLQYGNSAYSACAYVTYGGLLCSMFRDIEMGYRYGRLALDVIEKYNNPRIMSKVYYIYGTIINHWKNHLRDSLIYLYKAHNFGLEIGDFEFASYALFTYMTHSFLIGESLDKINEDYAMKYISMKNYNQLTSTQLYESWYQMVLNLKNVPENNVDRLRLTGKIFNEEETVPEWTHARSMLVLFKVAMEILLFHYDDPQTAITLSKVVGKDIDSVSGMFIVPEYYYYYSLSLLAHYPHACRRKQRVYLKQIMTYKKKMQIWAEHAPDNFMHKYLLIEAEILSLKDQVANAIKQYDCAIALARENGFIQDEAIANELAAKFYLSKGLDKIAGVYIQQAYSSFKRWGIDVKVTELKKKYPHLLPKPFDINDYPNIHHRPVKHLPRSSSIIQDYTNIVDSLQAISSEIVIDKLLEKIMSIVTQSAGASRGVYLSVKDGKLFVEAEIIVSNDEVSIFNSIPITDGPSLLSPVIYYVKRTKKLMVLDDARQERDYCTDTYVLENQSKSILGLPVVRQSRLIGILYLENAIVPGIFTPARVEVLQLLASQAAISLQNVTLIDNLKGLGETLQKSEAWLRRTQEFSRMVAWDWDIDKDTIQCSGDVFSLFGRNPEELASGQAFLSTVHVEDFARVNKIIQDSLANGMEYINEYRIFKPDGTIKWLMARGNTLRDANGNAVNLIGLIMDITDRKRSEYFELIQRNLGQKLNETHGLYETLSLCLKAAIDVSGMDCGGIYLVDERTGNLDLVYHIGLPANFIENVSHYDPDSVNARLVMSGKSIYTRHHELGASLSEVEIDENIRAIAVIPVHYEGKVIACLNIASHILNDVPDIAQIVLETIATQIGSAIIRSKMEEELRYSELLYHTLFDTSPLGIGLATKDGRILEINKTMSQRIGFSQEEFNQINLKDIYHNPDDRDLLMQKLQSDGIVRDFEVKMKRKDGSTYFASLNITPFRLGGEDVHLTVSHDITARKLAEEKLLQSEEKYRLLAEGAKDFIITNDIDGLITYVNKSALQISGYSEDEVLGLNILNFLPPGQHECYRRRLANRIANDRAIIFHEAEVITKMGNQIPVEFCSSLIKRNERPSEILIIARDITERKRDEEKKNKYMAAIEASRNILEQKVEDRTMRLIKAQERLITAERLAVLGQFFGSISHEIKNPLGIIDSSVYYLRQRLDNSSPKVVQHLNRIHEQVKRSNTIIESLRELTQMKEPNKRTLDLSKLLDNEICSSRMPQTINVEKCISDEKILIDGDYSQVSMIFKNIIKNAIEAMHGEGTLFIRIERLMEQALAMIKFEDTGPGIEEKDITRVFRPLFSTKNRGLGFGLSICQNVVERHGGTIEAQSKPGVGATFIVKLPLIHETIQ